TTGCAGATCGCCGGGACGATCTGGTGAAAACCTTGTCTGGAGGGATGAAGCGCCGGCTGCAAATTGCCAGAGCACTGTTGCATGAACCGAAAATTCTATTTCTAGATGAACCAACTGTCGGACTCGATCCGCAAACTCGCCGCCGGCTGTGGGAAATTATCCGTGATTTGAACAAGCAGGGAATGACGATGCTGCTGACAACTCACTATATGGATGAGGTAGAGTATTTATGCGATCGCATCGGGATTATGGATGCCGGCAAACTGATTGAACTGGGCACCTTGGAACAGTTACGGCAGAAACACGGCGAAGGACTGGTAATGAAGCAAATTGGGGATCGCTGGGAATATTTGTTTTTCCCGAACTTGGAACAAGCGAATGCCCACCTTGAACAGCAAAGCGATAAAACCGGCATGATGGTACGCCCCTCCAATTTGGAAGATATTTTTGTGGAACTCACAGGACGCCAGTTAGACTAACCAAGCGGCTACCCATTTTAGATTTTCGATTATTCGCTCATCTAAAATTTAAAATCTAAAATCTAAAATCTAAAATCTCAATGCATCGTTTAGCTACCAAAATAGAAGCCATTCTCTACCTAAAGGGGCAACCCCTTTCCCTTGCAGAAATTCTTGAATATGCTGGTTGTGAGAAAGACGACGCGGAAGACGCTTTGATTGAATTGATGAACGACTACGCGCACCGCGACAGCGCTTTAGAAGTGGTTGAAACGCCGGCTGGATTTTGCTTGCAACTGCGAGACACCTTCCAAGAGTTAGTACAAACGATTATT
Above is a window of Microcoleus sp. FACHB-672 DNA encoding:
- the ccmA gene encoding heme ABC exporter ATP-binding protein CcmA: MGAAVSLQNVHKVYNNVPVVDELSFTLEAGEMFGLLGPNGAGKSTTIRMLTTLTRPTSGRIEVAGYDVTRQAAQVKQSIGVVLQQISVDNDLSVWENMEFHGRLHHIPNPSRQKLINQWLEYVELADRRDDLVKTLSGGMKRRLQIARALLHEPKILFLDEPTVGLDPQTRRRLWEIIRDLNKQGMTMLLTTHYMDEVEYLCDRIGIMDAGKLIELGTLEQLRQKHGEGLVMKQIGDRWEYLFFPNLEQANAHLEQQSDKTGMMVRPSNLEDIFVELTGRQLD